The following proteins are co-located in the Candidatus Competibacteraceae bacterium genome:
- a CDS encoding HEPN domain-containing protein produces MSSPKYHHKSTDFLDLAQDDYVAARLLLRSGFLPQGVVVAATAVEKYLKAALAVKKYYSKKHLDSGLIQIVEKLFPDLSSALNTDFPAIPGLFPSL; encoded by the coding sequence ATGAGTAGCCCCAAATATCATCATAAGTCTACGGATTTCCTAGATCTGGCACAGGACGACTATGTTGCCGCCAGGCTTCTCCTTCGATCCGGGTTCCTTCCGCAAGGGGTCGTGGTAGCAGCGACTGCCGTAGAGAAGTATTTGAAGGCTGCTCTCGCGGTAAAAAAATATTACTCGAAGAAACATCTTGATTCGGGGCTCATTCAGATTGTCGAGAAGCTTTTTCCTGATCTGAGTAGTGCTTTGAACACTGACTTCCCAGCGATTCCCGGTCTCTTTCCTAGTCTTTGA
- a CDS encoding transcriptional repressor, translating to MRQAMDFFCPPPADAQQALARAETLCQQRGARLTDLRRRVLEIIWNSAKPLGAYTILDVLRDDGRQGAPPTVYRALDFLLAQGLIHRLASLNVFTGCRRPGGHHSGQFLICRDCGRVSELSNPAIDELLRAETDACGFEALAQIVEILGRCPDCLDEATRHG from the coding sequence ATGCGGCAAGCCATGGATTTTTTCTGTCCACCTCCGGCCGACGCGCAACAAGCACTGGCACGGGCGGAAACCTTGTGCCAGCAGCGCGGCGCCCGCCTTACCGACTTGCGCCGGCGCGTGCTGGAAATCATCTGGAACAGCGCCAAGCCGCTGGGTGCGTACACCATTCTCGACGTGCTGCGCGACGACGGTCGCCAGGGTGCGCCACCCACCGTGTACCGGGCCTTGGACTTTCTGTTGGCGCAGGGCTTGATCCACCGGCTGGCCTCGCTGAACGTATTCACCGGCTGCCGTCGGCCGGGCGGCCACCACAGCGGTCAGTTTCTGATCTGCCGGGATTGTGGCCGAGTCAGCGAATTGAGCAACCCGGCAATCGACGAACTGCTGCGCGCCGAAACCGATGCCTGTGGCTTCGAGGCGCTGGCGCAGATCGTGGAGATTCTCGGCCGCTGCCCGGACTGCCTGGATGAAGCGACACGTCATGGCTGA
- a CDS encoding VOC family protein: protein MKSRISMITLGVRDLAAAVKFYEEGLGFPRMESPLTVAFFTLNGTWLGLYGREALAEDATVSAQGHGFASFSLAHNVQSEVEVDEVINQAIKAGATLVKKPRKVFWGGYSGYFKDPDGHLWEVAHNPHFWIGPRDVA from the coding sequence ATGAAATCTCGCATCAGCATGATTACCCTAGGTGTTCGCGATCTTGCGGCAGCCGTGAAATTCTATGAAGAGGGCCTTGGCTTTCCTCGAATGGAATCTCCCCTGACGGTGGCATTCTTCACGCTCAACGGCACCTGGCTGGGGTTATATGGACGCGAGGCATTGGCTGAGGATGCCACGGTATCCGCGCAAGGACATGGCTTTGCGTCATTCTCACTGGCCCACAACGTCCAGTCGGAAGTGGAAGTCGATGAAGTCATCAACCAAGCCATTAAAGCCGGCGCAACCCTCGTCAAGAAACCACGGAAAGTATTTTGGGGCGGGTACAGCGGATACTTCAAAGACCCGGATGGTCATCTATGGGAAGTCGCGCACAATCCTCACTTTTGGATTGGGCCGCGCGACGTGGCGTGA
- the dksA gene encoding RNA polymerase-binding protein DksA, with product MTETLAGFTAYRVDKGEEYMNDQQKNHFRAILLAWKQELMEEGRRAVTSMQDEPLNLPDPNDRASQEEEFTINLRARDRERKLLHKIDKALGRLASDDYGYCEGCGVEIGLRRLEARPTAELCIDCKHLEEEKEKSQAA from the coding sequence ATGACTGAAACGCTAGCGGGCTTTACGGCTTATCGCGTGGACAAAGGGGAGGAGTACATGAACGATCAGCAAAAAAACCACTTTCGCGCCATTCTGTTGGCCTGGAAACAGGAATTGATGGAAGAGGGCCGACGCGCCGTAACCAGCATGCAGGACGAACCCTTGAACCTGCCGGACCCGAATGACCGGGCCAGTCAGGAAGAGGAATTCACGATCAACCTGCGCGCCCGGGACCGGGAACGCAAGCTGTTGCACAAGATCGACAAGGCGCTCGGCCGGCTTGCCAGCGATGACTATGGCTACTGCGAGGGCTGCGGCGTGGAAATCGGCCTGCGCCGGTTGGAAGCGCGGCCCACGGCGGAATTGTGCATCGACTGCAAGCATCTGGAAGAGGAAAAGGAAAAAAGCCAGGCGGCGTAA
- a CDS encoding OsmC family protein encodes MNAEDLRSIQAPLKEHYREAPEAALITLRAQGSLGEGVRCKIETGKGLVTAGLHPATGGNGLSACSGDMLLEALVACAGVTLNAVATALGITLREATLQAEGELDFRGTLGLSKEAPVGFQNIRLQVALDTDASQEQIDTLLRLTERYCVVYQTLARPPALTITRKPTDA; translated from the coding sequence ATGAATGCGGAAGACTTGCGATCGATCCAGGCTCCATTGAAAGAGCACTACCGCGAAGCACCGGAAGCAGCACTGATCACGCTGCGCGCGCAAGGAAGCCTCGGCGAAGGGGTCAGATGCAAGATCGAGACGGGCAAGGGACTTGTGACCGCCGGCTTGCATCCCGCCACCGGCGGCAACGGGCTCAGTGCCTGCTCGGGCGACATGCTGCTTGAGGCGCTGGTGGCCTGTGCCGGAGTCACCTTGAACGCGGTCGCCACGGCGCTGGGCATCACTCTGCGAGAGGCCACGCTCCAGGCCGAAGGCGAACTCGACTTCCGGGGAACCCTGGGTCTGTCCAAGGAAGCTCCGGTTGGCTTCCAGAATATCCGCCTGCAAGTCGCACTCGACACCGATGCTTCGCAAGAACAGATCGACACGCTGCTGCGCCTGACCGAGCGATACTGTGTGGTGTACCAAACGCTGGCACGACCACCCGCGTTGACGATAACGCGAAAACCGACCGATGCCTGA
- a CDS encoding zinc ABC transporter substrate-binding protein, which yields MPFNPKGSGVLKKLLGGLLFLPLIALATQPQIVTSIKPVHSLVTGVMQGVGEPLLLVSGGASPHDYSLKPSEARAIDQAQVVFWIGPDLENFLIRPLDNVKDKVRVVALLDAPGMTVLPLREGGAWESHGHDDHDKPEAGDHHDHGHDHRADRDPHVWLDPVNAIAMVRQIMAVLGETDVAHRADYQRNGAALIERLDRLNQRLATELAPVKQQPYLVFHDAYQYFERRYDLDAIGSVTMSAERRPGARRVAEIQARIRDLQARCVFSEPQFQPALVETIIAGGAVRRGVLDPLGAELPPGPDAYFQLLQGLATSLRACLSGI from the coding sequence ATGCCGTTTAATCCGAAGGGATCGGGCGTACTGAAAAAACTGTTGGGAGGACTGCTGTTCCTGCCGCTGATCGCCCTGGCCACCCAGCCCCAGATCGTGACCAGCATCAAGCCGGTGCACTCGTTGGTGACCGGCGTCATGCAGGGCGTGGGCGAACCGCTGCTACTGGTGTCCGGCGGGGCTTCGCCGCACGACTACAGCCTGAAGCCGTCGGAGGCCCGCGCCATCGACCAGGCTCAAGTGGTGTTCTGGATCGGACCGGACCTGGAGAACTTTCTGATCCGGCCGCTGGATAATGTCAAGGACAAGGTCCGCGTCGTGGCGTTGCTGGACGCTCCGGGCATGACGGTACTGCCGCTGCGGGAGGGCGGCGCCTGGGAGTCGCATGGGCATGACGATCACGATAAACCGGAAGCTGGCGACCATCATGATCATGGGCACGATCACCGGGCCGATCGCGACCCTCATGTCTGGCTGGACCCGGTCAACGCCATCGCCATGGTGCGCCAGATCATGGCCGTGCTGGGCGAGACGGACGTTGCTCATCGTGCCGATTATCAACGCAACGGCGCGGCGCTGATCGAGCGTCTCGACCGCTTGAACCAGCGACTGGCCACGGAACTGGCGCCGGTCAAGCAGCAACCCTACCTGGTATTTCACGACGCCTATCAATATTTCGAACGGCGCTACGACCTGGATGCGATCGGTTCGGTGACGATGAGCGCGGAGCGGCGGCCCGGCGCCCGGCGGGTGGCGGAAATTCAGGCCCGTATCCGCGATCTTCAGGCGCGCTGCGTGTTCAGCGAGCCGCAGTTTCAGCCGGCGCTGGTGGAAACGATCATTGCCGGCGGCGCTGTTCGCCGAGGCGTGCTCGATCCGCTGGGCGCGGAGCTACCGCCGGGTCCCGACGCCTATTTTCAGCTTCTGCAAGGGCTGGCCACCTCGTTGCGGGCCTGTCTGAGCGGTATCTGA
- the znuB gene encoding zinc ABC transporter permease subunit ZnuB, translated as MDDFLARALLGGVGVALAAGPLGAFIVWRRMAYFGDTLAHSGLLGIVLGTVLNLNLQLGVAITCLVVALVLVLLQRQRRLATDTLLGILAHTALSLGLVALAFLETVRIDLTAYLFGDILAISRIDVYWIWGGALLALGALARLWRPLLAITVHEELAQVEGVPVFPIRLAFMLLVAIVIAVAMKVVGILLITSLLIIPAAAARRFARSPEGMALLASGLGCTAVGLGLWASLRWDTPAGPSVVLAAAALFVLSSVVPGRSWR; from the coding sequence ATGGATGATTTTCTGGCGCGCGCCCTGCTCGGCGGCGTTGGCGTGGCGCTGGCCGCCGGCCCGCTGGGCGCGTTCATCGTCTGGCGGCGCATGGCCTATTTTGGCGATACCCTGGCCCATTCGGGGCTGCTGGGCATCGTGCTCGGTACCGTGCTGAATCTCAACCTGCAACTGGGTGTGGCGATCACCTGCCTGGTGGTGGCGCTGGTGCTGGTGCTGCTGCAACGGCAGCGCCGGCTGGCGACGGATACCCTGCTGGGCATCCTCGCCCACACCGCGCTGTCGCTGGGACTGGTGGCGCTGGCGTTTCTGGAAACGGTGCGGATCGATCTGACCGCTTATTTGTTCGGCGATATTTTGGCGATCAGCCGAATCGATGTGTACTGGATCTGGGGCGGCGCCTTGCTGGCGCTGGGGGCGTTGGCCCGGCTGTGGCGGCCACTGCTGGCGATCACCGTGCACGAGGAATTGGCGCAGGTGGAAGGCGTGCCGGTCTTTCCCATCCGACTGGCGTTCATGCTGCTGGTTGCCATCGTCATCGCCGTGGCGATGAAAGTGGTCGGCATCCTGCTCATCACCTCGCTGCTGATCATTCCAGCGGCGGCGGCACGGCGGTTCGCCCGCTCGCCGGAAGGCATGGCGCTGCTGGCCAGCGGGCTGGGCTGTACGGCGGTGGGGCTCGGCTTGTGGGCTTCGCTGCGCTGGGACACGCCGGCCGGACCTTCGGTCGTGCTGGCCGCCGCCGCCCTGTTCGTGCTGAGTTCGGTGGTCCCCGGCCGGTCGTGGCGCTAG
- a CDS encoding ABC transporter ATP-binding protein — protein sequence MRVDNDLEAASGISVTAAPAADNQAASGIVRAERLSKQVVSPEGPLLILDDINFTIVKGESVAVVGASGSGKSTLLGLLAGLDVPSEGRVWLAGVDLGGLDEDGRALLRARRVGFVFQSFQLLTGLTALENVMLPLELAGQPDARRQALDLLERVGLQARARHYPSQLSGGEQQRVAIARAFAGNPDVLFADEPTGNLDQKTGHRIVELLFALNREQSTTLILVTHDPELAAYCDRVLELDDGRLRAERARQALKV from the coding sequence ATGCGCGTGGACAATGACCTGGAAGCGGCCAGCGGCATAAGCGTAACCGCCGCGCCAGCGGCGGACAACCAGGCCGCCAGTGGTATCGTGCGGGCCGAGCGGCTGAGTAAGCAAGTTGTCAGCCCGGAAGGTCCACTGCTCATCCTCGACGACATCAACTTCACCATCGTCAAGGGCGAAAGCGTGGCGGTGGTCGGCGCCTCCGGTTCCGGTAAATCGACCCTGCTGGGCCTGCTGGCCGGTTTGGATGTGCCCAGCGAGGGCCGGGTGTGGCTGGCGGGGGTCGATCTCGGCGGCTTGGACGAAGATGGTCGCGCCCTGCTGCGGGCGCGACGGGTCGGCTTTGTGTTCCAATCCTTCCAACTGTTGACCGGACTGACCGCGCTGGAAAACGTCATGCTGCCGCTGGAGCTGGCCGGTCAACCCGACGCCCGCCGGCAGGCGCTGGATCTGCTGGAGCGGGTCGGCTTGCAGGCCCGCGCCCGGCACTATCCCTCGCAACTGTCCGGCGGCGAGCAGCAGCGGGTAGCCATCGCCCGCGCTTTCGCCGGCAATCCCGACGTGCTGTTCGCCGACGAACCGACCGGCAATCTGGATCAGAAAACCGGCCATCGCATCGTCGAACTGCTATTCGCGCTGAATCGAGAACAAAGCACCACCTTGATTCTGGTCACTCACGATCCTGAACTGGCCGCCTACTGCGACCGGGTGTTGGAACTGGATGACGGCCGCTTGCGCGCGGAGCGGGCACGCCAAGCCCTCAAGGTTTGA
- the znuC gene encoding zinc ABC transporter ATP-binding protein ZnuC encodes MAELLLTAENISLAIRGNPILQGVNLRVAAGEIIALIGPNGAGKSTLARVLLGLLRPDSGRVWLRPGLRVGYMPQRLALDDTLPLSVQRFVTLGTPATRARVQAALAEVGAPHVLDSPVQAVSGGELQRVMLARALLREPDLLVLDEPIQGVDLNGQYELYDLISGLRRKRGCGIVMVSHELHLVMATTDHVLCLNRHVCCSGHPDHVARDPAYLKLFGIDGARRLAVYHHHHNHHHDLHGAVVPDPLLAPTRGGEDVHRPPVEQDHG; translated from the coding sequence ATGGCTGAACTACTGCTCACGGCCGAAAACATCAGCCTGGCCATCCGGGGTAACCCGATCTTGCAAGGCGTCAACCTGCGGGTCGCGGCCGGAGAAATTATCGCCCTGATCGGCCCGAACGGCGCCGGCAAATCCACGTTGGCGCGGGTGCTGCTGGGCTTGCTGCGGCCGGACAGCGGCCGGGTCTGGCTACGGCCCGGCTTGCGGGTCGGCTACATGCCGCAACGGCTGGCGCTGGACGACACCCTGCCGCTGTCCGTGCAGCGCTTTGTCACCCTCGGCACCCCGGCGACGCGGGCGCGCGTGCAAGCGGCGCTGGCGGAAGTCGGCGCCCCTCATGTGCTCGACTCGCCGGTGCAAGCGGTTTCCGGCGGCGAACTGCAACGGGTGATGCTGGCGCGCGCGCTGCTGCGCGAGCCCGATTTGCTAGTGCTGGACGAACCGATTCAGGGCGTGGACCTGAACGGTCAATACGAGTTGTACGACTTGATCAGCGGCCTGCGTCGCAAGCGCGGCTGCGGGATCGTGATGGTCTCGCACGAACTGCATCTGGTGATGGCCACCACCGACCATGTTCTGTGCCTGAATCGGCACGTCTGCTGTTCCGGTCATCCCGACCACGTCGCCCGCGATCCCGCCTACCTGAAACTATTCGGTATTGACGGCGCGCGGCGGCTGGCGGTCTATCACCACCACCACAACCACCATCACGACCTGCACGGCGCCGTGGTGCCCGATCCACTCCTTGCTCCCACGCGGGGAGGAGAGGATGTCCACCGTCCGCCCGTGGAGCAGGATCATGGATGA
- a CDS encoding DUF433 domain-containing protein, with translation MITLDGITHRHPEILSGVPVFVGTRVPVRSLFDYLEGGDTLEEFLHQFPSVKREQAIAVLDAAYESVTADAHPA, from the coding sequence ATGATTACACTTGATGGTATTACACATCGCCATCCTGAGATACTCAGTGGCGTACCCGTATTCGTAGGCACTCGTGTTCCAGTTCGCTCCCTATTTGATTATCTAGAGGGAGGCGATACTTTAGAAGAGTTTCTCCATCAATTCCCTTCAGTTAAACGTGAGCAAGCCATTGCTGTGCTTGATGCGGCTTACGAATCGGTCACGGCAGATGCGCATCCTGCTTGA
- a CDS encoding ABC transporter permease, giving the protein MPKTATLNSPLETSVPNWRNVGRMAWRALRRDWRSGELRVLAVALLIAVASVAAVGFFTDRIQQAMERKASELLGADWVVSAPNPIQALLAEEARRQGLRVAETLSFRSVVLAGDLTQLTEVKAVGPGYPLRGVLQISDRPFGPPRAVAAIPDPGQVWLDERLLQGLNLQVGDAVNLGNREFRVGPVLAYEPDRAGDLFSIAPRLMMNLADIPSTQLVQPGSRVEYRLLLAGEPAALDAFKTWAQPRLASGEKLQGVRDARAELRAALERAQRFLSLAALVSVILAGVGVAIAARRFAARHWDSVAILRCVGATETLIVRLFLLELLALALLAGAAGLLVGYLAQYGLSGVLGQLVGTSELPAPSWQPVLPALATGFVTLLGFGLPPLLRLREVPPLRVLRRDLGPVNPRLLALYGPAVATTLALLVWQAGEWRLALYVCAGVAGTVVALALAAWGLVKALGLLRGRVGVAWRFGLANIARRGPGSAVQVVALGLGLMALLMLTLVRTDLLTNWRASLPADAPNHFLINIQPGEVAGVRAFLREHGLRDAELFPMVRGRLTAINERAVGPDDYDNPRAKRLVEREFNLSWTDRLQEDNRILAGRWWDAGDQGQGVASVEIGLAEELGIAVGDTVRFQIAGQDLQAKVVSLRSVEWDSFRANFFVVFPSGVLDSYPATWITSFHLPAGQKPLLADLVRQYPSVTVLDVDALMSKVREIMDRVISAVEYVFLFTLAAGLVVLYAAIQATQDERRFESAVLRTLGARRAVVRQSLLAEFATLGLLAGILAAAAATVLGYVLAVRVFEFPYQWNPWIWLLGGGVGVLGVGLAGLLGARSALSHPPWRSLREL; this is encoded by the coding sequence ATGCCGAAAACCGCGACCCTGAATTCCCCGCTCGAAACCAGCGTCCCGAACTGGCGCAACGTCGGCCGCATGGCCTGGCGCGCCCTGCGCCGCGACTGGCGGTCCGGCGAACTGCGGGTGCTGGCCGTTGCCCTGCTGATTGCCGTCGCCAGCGTCGCCGCCGTCGGCTTCTTCACCGACCGCATCCAGCAGGCCATGGAGCGCAAGGCCAGCGAGTTGCTGGGCGCCGACTGGGTAGTGTCCGCGCCAAACCCGATTCAAGCGCTGCTGGCCGAGGAAGCGCGCCGGCAAGGTCTGCGGGTCGCGGAGACCTTGAGTTTCCGCAGCGTGGTGCTGGCCGGCGACCTGACCCAACTGACTGAAGTCAAGGCGGTCGGCCCCGGCTACCCGCTGCGCGGCGTCTTGCAGATCAGCGACCGGCCGTTCGGTCCACCCCGCGCCGTCGCTGCCATCCCCGATCCGGGGCAGGTCTGGCTGGACGAGCGGCTGTTGCAGGGGCTGAATCTTCAGGTCGGCGACGCGGTGAACCTCGGCAACCGCGAGTTCCGGGTCGGTCCGGTGCTGGCCTACGAGCCGGATCGGGCCGGCGATCTGTTCAGCATCGCGCCCCGCCTGATGATGAATCTGGCCGACATCCCTTCGACCCAACTGGTACAGCCCGGCAGCCGGGTCGAATACCGCCTGCTGCTGGCCGGCGAGCCGGCGGCGCTCGACGCCTTCAAAACCTGGGCGCAACCCCGGCTGGCGAGCGGCGAGAAGCTGCAAGGCGTGCGTGATGCCCGCGCCGAACTGCGGGCGGCGCTGGAGCGGGCGCAACGGTTTCTGAGTCTGGCGGCGCTGGTCAGCGTGATCCTGGCCGGGGTCGGGGTGGCCATCGCCGCCCGCCGCTTCGCCGCCCGCCACTGGGACAGCGTTGCCATCCTGCGCTGCGTCGGTGCCACCGAAACGCTGATCGTCCGGCTGTTTCTGCTGGAATTGCTGGCGCTGGCGCTGCTGGCCGGCGCGGCGGGCCTGCTGGTCGGTTACCTCGCCCAGTACGGCCTGAGCGGCGTGCTCGGCCAACTGGTCGGCACCAGCGAACTGCCGGCACCGTCCTGGCAACCGGTCCTGCCGGCGCTGGCGACCGGTTTCGTGACCCTGCTCGGCTTCGGCCTGCCGCCGCTGCTGCGGTTGCGGGAGGTGCCGCCGTTGCGGGTGCTGCGCCGCGATCTCGGTCCGGTCAACCCGCGCCTGCTGGCGCTGTACGGCCCCGCCGTGGCGACGACGCTGGCGCTGCTGGTCTGGCAGGCGGGGGAATGGCGGCTGGCGCTGTACGTCTGCGCCGGCGTGGCGGGAACGGTGGTGGCGCTGGCGCTGGCGGCCTGGGGGCTGGTGAAAGCCTTGGGCCTGCTGCGCGGGCGGGTCGGGGTGGCCTGGCGCTTTGGGCTGGCCAACATCGCCCGGCGGGGACCCGGCAGCGCGGTGCAGGTCGTCGCGCTGGGTCTGGGCTTGATGGCGCTGCTGATGCTGACCCTGGTGCGCACCGATCTGCTGACCAACTGGCGGGCCAGCCTGCCGGCCGATGCGCCCAATCACTTTTTGATCAACATCCAGCCCGGCGAGGTGGCCGGGGTGCGCGCCTTCCTGCGCGAGCACGGCTTGCGCGACGCGGAATTGTTCCCGATGGTGCGCGGGCGGCTGACGGCGATCAACGAGCGGGCGGTGGGACCGGACGATTACGACAACCCGCGCGCCAAGCGATTAGTGGAGCGGGAGTTCAACCTGTCTTGGACCGACCGCTTGCAGGAGGATAACCGCATCCTCGCCGGCCGCTGGTGGGACGCGGGCGATCAGGGCCAGGGCGTTGCTTCGGTGGAGATCGGGCTGGCGGAGGAACTCGGCATCGCCGTGGGCGACACCGTGCGCTTCCAGATCGCCGGTCAGGATTTGCAGGCGAAAGTCGTCAGTTTGCGCAGCGTGGAATGGGATTCGTTCCGGGCCAATTTCTTCGTAGTGTTCCCGTCTGGCGTGCTGGACAGCTATCCGGCGACCTGGATCACCAGCTTTCACCTGCCCGCCGGACAGAAGCCGCTGCTGGCGGACTTGGTGCGCCAGTATCCGTCGGTGACGGTGCTGGATGTGGATGCGCTGATGAGCAAGGTCCGCGAGATCATGGACCGGGTGATCTCCGCCGTCGAGTACGTGTTCCTGTTTACCCTGGCGGCCGGGCTGGTGGTGTTATACGCGGCGATTCAGGCCACTCAGGACGAACGCCGTTTCGAAAGCGCCGTGCTGCGCACCCTGGGCGCGCGTCGGGCGGTGGTGCGGCAAAGCCTGCTGGCGGAATTCGCCACGCTGGGGCTGCTGGCCGGGATACTGGCCGCCGCCGCCGCGACCGTGCTGGGCTACGTGCTGGCCGTGCGGGTGTTCGAATTCCCCTATCAATGGAATCCATGGATCTGGCTGCTCGGCGGTGGCGTGGGGGTATTGGGAGTGGGTCTGGCCGGACTGCTGGGCGCGCGTTCGGCACTGAGCCACCCCCCCTGGCGCAGCTTGCGGGAACTTTAG
- a CDS encoding PqqD family peptide modification chaperone — MTLPARWLAASIADHLVLARLGPQRGQKLLVLDPLAGWIWQSYHAGLRVAEIAGLLATRFGLSLGQARADVVALLEAWRHASEPETAMPNSEGSQTTVEDVFPTDPPPPAASTWMLQLADRRMALVVDDPALAEPLARIIDHLGVEPGLFPDHRLRLSGIASGWRLAVDGAPIAAGDAFDEAIARTVSELVEWGCDINSRLLVLHAAGLSQSGRGVLLIGQGGSGKTTLAAALNAEGFGLLGDDVIPVNLDGQLVGIGMSLCLKSGSWPVLASCLPNLDHAPLIERFGQQVRFSPPPGPVMRGPIPMGVFLFPHYRPSGGPTLEPLEPVAVLQRIVEAEPVISTLDPDRLNTLTRWVSSVPAFALTYAHLDQALALTERALVESGFPTAPLYQSAS, encoded by the coding sequence ATGACGCTTCCCGCACGCTGGCTAGCGGCGTCCATCGCCGACCATCTGGTACTGGCCCGGCTTGGCCCACAGCGCGGACAAAAGCTGCTGGTGCTGGACCCGCTGGCCGGTTGGATTTGGCAAAGTTACCACGCCGGTTTGCGCGTCGCCGAGATAGCGGGACTGCTGGCGACGCGCTTCGGTTTATCTCTGGGTCAGGCCCGCGCCGATGTCGTGGCGTTGCTCGAAGCTTGGCGCCATGCGAGTGAGCCCGAAACGGCAATGCCTAACTCCGAAGGCTCGCAAACCACTGTCGAGGACGTGTTCCCGACCGACCCCCCACCGCCCGCTGCTTCAACCTGGATGTTGCAACTGGCCGACCGGCGGATGGCGCTGGTCGTGGACGATCCCGCTCTCGCCGAACCGCTGGCCCGAATCATCGATCATCTGGGTGTGGAACCGGGGCTTTTCCCCGACCATCGCCTCCGACTCAGCGGAATCGCCAGCGGCTGGCGGCTGGCTGTGGACGGTGCCCCCATCGCTGCCGGCGATGCATTCGACGAAGCCATCGCTCGAACTGTATCCGAACTGGTGGAGTGGGGTTGCGATATCAATAGTCGTCTGTTGGTATTGCATGCCGCTGGGCTCAGCCAGTCTGGTCGGGGCGTGCTGTTGATCGGTCAGGGTGGTTCTGGCAAAACTACCTTGGCCGCAGCGCTCAATGCCGAAGGGTTCGGCCTGCTAGGCGATGACGTGATCCCGGTCAACCTTGATGGCCAACTGGTCGGTATCGGCATGAGCTTGTGCCTGAAGTCAGGCAGTTGGCCGGTTTTGGCATCGTGCCTGCCCAACCTCGACCATGCCCCTCTTATCGAGCGCTTCGGTCAACAGGTACGCTTTTCGCCGCCGCCGGGGCCGGTGATGCGGGGACCGATTCCTATGGGTGTCTTTCTGTTCCCCCATTATCGGCCCAGCGGCGGACCTACTCTCGAACCATTGGAGCCGGTAGCCGTGTTGCAGAGGATCGTCGAAGCGGAACCGGTCATTTCCACCCTAGACCCGGACCGGCTGAACACCCTGACCCGCTGGGTGAGTTCGGTCCCCGCGTTCGCCCTGACCTATGCCCATCTCGACCAGGCTCTGGCCTTGACCGAACGGGCACTCGTGGAGAGCGGTTTCCCGACGGCTCCACTCTATCAAAGCGCCTCCTAA
- a CDS encoding DUF5615 family PIN-like protein, translated as MRILLDENFPIDFAKLLIGNEVAVTHVHSLGWAGIKNGELLRRAYSVCEVFVTLDRNLEFQQNIKVLPFGIVVVCARSNRIADLAPHITSILEAANRVAPSQVEKVGA; from the coding sequence ATGCGCATCCTGCTTGACGAAAACTTCCCGATTGACTTCGCTAAACTATTAATCGGGAATGAAGTTGCAGTTACTCATGTTCATAGCCTTGGCTGGGCAGGTATCAAAAACGGTGAATTACTTCGTCGCGCATATAGCGTTTGCGAAGTATTCGTCACCTTGGATCGTAATTTGGAATTTCAGCAGAACATCAAGGTGTTACCTTTCGGTATTGTGGTTGTATGTGCTCGTTCCAATCGTATTGCGGATCTTGCCCCACACATTACCAGCATATTGGAGGCTGCAAACCGTGTTGCGCCGAGCCAAGTCGAGAAAGTTGGTGCCTGA
- a CDS encoding arylesterase, with protein sequence MKTNRSRCLSILLLGLTVLLGPVARAESLVILVLGDSLSAGYGIPVEKGWVNLLQGRLAERGFPYRVVNASISGDTTSGGLSRLPAALELHRPAIVVLELGANDGLRGQPPMAMSRNLSRMIEQAQQAGARVLLAEMRIPPNYGPLYAQKFQATFGELAQHYAIPLIPFLLDGVAGNTALIQDDGLHPRAEAQPRILDNVWAVLEPELKS encoded by the coding sequence ATGAAAACGAATCGCTCACGTTGCTTATCCATTTTGCTGTTGGGGCTGACGGTCCTGCTCGGTCCCGTGGCCCGCGCCGAATCGCTGGTGATTCTGGTGTTGGGCGACAGTCTGAGCGCCGGTTACGGGATTCCGGTTGAGAAGGGTTGGGTCAACCTGTTGCAAGGCCGGCTGGCGGAACGCGGTTTCCCATACCGGGTGGTCAACGCCAGCATCAGCGGCGACACCACCAGCGGAGGTCTGAGCCGATTGCCGGCGGCGCTGGAACTGCATCGCCCCGCCATCGTCGTTCTGGAACTGGGCGCCAACGATGGCTTGCGCGGCCAACCGCCGATGGCGATGAGCCGCAATCTGTCACGGATGATCGAACAAGCCCAACAGGCCGGCGCGCGGGTGTTGCTGGCGGAGATGCGTATTCCGCCGAATTATGGCCCTCTGTACGCGCAAAAGTTTCAGGCGACGTTCGGGGAACTGGCCCAGCACTACGCTATCCCATTGATTCCATTCCTGCTGGACGGCGTGGCGGGCAATACGGCGCTGATTCAGGACGATGGCTTGCACCCGCGCGCCGAGGCGCAGCCGCGCATTCTGGACAATGTTTGGGCGGTGCTGGAGCCGGAGTTGAAGTCGTGA